A region from the Trachemys scripta elegans isolate TJP31775 chromosome 22, CAS_Tse_1.0, whole genome shotgun sequence genome encodes:
- the B3GNT3 gene encoding N-acetyllactosaminide beta-1,3-N-acetylglucosaminyltransferase 3, translated as MLSRRGCKPEVLILTVVGIGGLLFLFVTNEGEHVRKAVTRVSSTSPSTPTPSVPTTPRHVPECKENSSVADISGFADLPGHIQDFLRYKHCKEFPQLLDAPDKCGGAEGSPGVFLLLAIKSLPGNYERREIIRKTWGEERTYQGVRIRRLFLSGEAGDAREAWKLNRLLRLEAAEHGDVLQWAFLDSFFNLTLKQVLFHSWLEARCPGARFLFNGDDDVFANTDNVVQYLLGMRGANDGDGHLYVGQLIANVGPIREKWSKYYVPEQVSTTNSYPPYCAGGGILMSGFTARTIYKESLGIELFPIDDVYLGMCLQKAGLAPASHMGIRTVGVRVPSSKLESFDPCYYKELLLVHRFVPYEMLVMWRAIHEPDLHCGKKLQVYQSV; from the coding sequence ATGCTGTCCCGCCGGGGCTGCAAACCTGAGGTCCTCATCCTGACCGTGGTGGGGATCGGcggcctcctcttcctcttcgtGACCAACGAGGGCGAGCACGTGAGGAAGGCTGTCACAAGAGTCAGCAGTACCAGCCCCTCCACTCCCACGCCCAGCGTCCCCACCACCCCGCGTCACGTCCCCGAGTGCAAGGAGAACTCCTCGGTGGCCGACATCTCCGGCTTCGCTGACCTGCCCGGCCACATCCAGGACTTCCTGCGCTACAAGCACTGCAAGGAATTCCCCCAGCTGCTGGACGCCCCCGACAAGTGCGGGGGGGCCGAGGGCTCCCCAGGGGTCTTCCTTCTCCTGGCCATCAAGTCGTTGCCCGGGAATTACGAGCGGCGGGAGATCATCCGCAAgacctggggggaggagaggacgtACCAAGGGGTCCGGATCCGCAGGCTCTTCCTCTCCGGGGAGGCGGGGGATGCGCGGGAGGCCTGGAAGCTGAACCGGCTGCTGCGGCTGGAGGCGGCGGAGCATGGGGACGTGCTGCAGTGGGCGTTCCTTGACAGCTTCTTCAACCTGACCCTCAAGCAGGTGCTGTTCCACAGCTGGCTGGAGGCCCGTTGCCCCGGCGCCCGCTTCCTCTTCAACGGGGACGACGACGTCTTCGCCAACACGGACAACGTGGTGCAGTACCTGCTGGGCATGCGGGGCGCCAACGACGGCGACGGGCACCTCTACGTGGGGCAGCTGATCGCCAACGTGGGCCCCATCCGCGAGAAGTGGAGCAAGTACTACGTGCCCGAGCAGGTCTCCACCACCAACTCCTACCCGCCCTACTGCGCGGGCGGCGGGATACTCATGTCCGGCTTCACTGCCCGCACCATCTACAAGGAGTCGCTGGGCATCGAGCTCTTCCCCATAGACGACGTCTACCTGGGTATGTGCCTGCAGAAAGCCGGGCTGGCCCCGGCCTCCCACATGGGCATCCGGACCGTGGGCGTCAGGGTGCCCTCCTCCAAGCTGGAGTCTTTTGATCCCTGCTACTACAAGGAGTTGCTGCTGGTGCACCGCTTCGTGCCCTACGAGATGCTGGTGATGTGGCGGGCCATTCACGAGCCGGACCTGCACTGCGGGAAGAAGCTGCAAGTCTATCAGAGTGTCTGA